DNA sequence from the Paraburkholderia azotifigens genome:
GGTTCTGCTGGGGCGGGCGGATTACGTGGCTGTATGCGGAGCACAATCCGCGGCTGAAGGCGGCTGTTGCGTGGTATGGACGCGTGGTCGGCGATCAGACGCCGATGACGCCGGCTAACCCGATCGATCGTGTGTCGGACTTGCAGGTGCCTGTGTTGGGGCTTTATGGGCGTCAGGACCAGAGCATTCCGCAGGAGTCGCTCGAACAGATGAAGCAGGCGGTTGCGCAGGGACCGCAGGCGGGGCGCGGGGCGCAGTTCGTCGTGTATGACGATGCGGGGCATGCGTTTTTTGCCGATTATCGGCCGAGTTATCGGCAGGCAGATGCGGAGGATGGCTGGCGCCGGGCTCTTGCATGGTTTAAGGATCACGGTGTGGCGTGATCGGATTTTTGTTTTTGTCTGCGACGCAGTCGCCAGTCCTGGTTTTTTGTTTTTTGTTTTTTGCTGCGCTGGCATCCGCGTTTTCATATCGGTACTTCACGCGTCGCCCCTGTGCGGGGCGGCACTTACTTTCTTTGCCGCCGCAAAGAAAGTAAGCAAAGAAAGCGGGCTAACACCGCCAATCCTAGTTGTTGCCTGCGGGCCCCCAACGGGTCCCGCACTCCACACGGCAACACGCCATTCAATGCGCGTTGCCAGCGCCTTTAACACGCGCATCACCCTCTCCAGTCACCCGTAGCGCAGCCAGCGGCAGCGAATCGTCCGCGCCGCCCAGGTGGCAAACGGTGTGTAGGTTGTCGCGCCTTACGCGTTGGCGTTTCTACGACACCGATTCCGCTTTTCAGTCCGGAGTGGTGCACATACGTCGCGACGGCCTACACACCGTTTGCCACCTGGGCGGCGGTGGACTTTCTGGTAACGCAGTCCGTGACGCGGGAGTGTGAAGTGGGTGAGGCGAATCCAGGAGCGCTGGCAACGAGCATTGACTAGTTCGATGCCGCGTGGAGTGCGGGACCCGTTGGGGGCCCGCAGGCAAACACAAGGATTGGCGGTGTTAGCCCGCTTTCTTTGCTTACTTTCTTTGCGGCGGCAAAGAAAGTAAGTGCCGCCCCGCACAGGGGCGACGCGTGAAGTACCGATATGAAAACGCGGATGCCAGCGCAGCAAAAACCAAAAAGCAAAAAGCAAAAAAGCAAAAAGCGAAACCGAAAGGCCACCCGCCCAGGGTTTCTCCCCATAACAACATCCGAAGGCAAATTTGTATGATGACCCTATGACATGGCAAATCGGCGAAAGCCGCCAAACCAACAATGTTCGAGAAAATCCCCACCAAGGCCCTCAGCGACACGGTCGCGCAGCAACTGCTAGCGCAGATCGACAAAGGCACCTTCCAAAGAGGCGGCAAGCTGCCGACAGAAGCCGTGCTATCGCAAGAATTCGGCGTAAGCCGCACGGTGATCCGCGAAGCGATCTCGCGCCTGAAGAATGAGGGCGTCGTCGAGCCACGCCAGGGCAGCGGCGTCTACGTCGCCGCTCACGGCGCGATCCGCCCATTGCGCATCGACTACGCGGAAGCCATGGAAGGCGGCTCGGTGCTGCAAATCCTCGCGGTGCGCCGCGCGATCGAAGCCGAAGTTGCTGCCGAAGCCGCCATGCGCCGCACCGACACCGACATGATGTCGATCGACGCCGCGCTCAACAAGATCGATGAAGCCGTCGCCGAAGGCCGCGACGGTGTCGCCGAAGACGTCGCGTTCCACCGCGCGATTGCCTCCGTGACGGGCAATCCGTACTTCCTGAAGACGCTGACGTTCCTCAACCAGTACCTCGAAGCAGGCACCGTCGTCACGCGCCGCAACGAGGCGCTGCGCGAAGACTTCTCGCGCCAGGTCCGCGATGAACACGCCGCCATCGCCGCGGCGATCCGCGCCGGCGATCCGATGGCCGCGCGCAACGCCGCGCAGACCCACATGTACAACGCGGCGCGGCGCCTCGCCGAAGCGGGAATCTGCTGATCCGCGCCGCGTGCGTCACCGTTGAAGCACTGTTCGTAGAGGAAAGGTATGTCCAGAAATGTCGGAGTGATCGGTCTTGGCGCGATGGGATTAGGCGTCGCGCGCTCGCTGCTGCGCGGCGGGTTCAACGTCCACGCGTGCGACGTGCGCCGCGAAGTGCTCGACCAGTTCGTCGCCGATGGCGGCAAGGCCTGCACGAATCCCGCCGAACTCGGCGCGCAGTGTGACGTGGTCGTCACGCTCGTCGTCAACGCAGCGCAAACCGAGACGGTGCTGTTCGGCGAGCAGGGCGCGGTTGGCACGATGAAGCCGGGCGGCGTCGTGATCGCCTGCGCCACCGTTGCGCCCGATTTCGCGATCGACCTCGGCCGCCGTGTGGAAGCGGCCGGCCTGCAGATGCTCGATGCACCCGTGTCGGGCGGTGCGGCGCGCGCGGCATCGGGCGAAATGACGATGATGACGTCCGGTCCCGCCGCCGTGTATGCCGCGTGCGAAGACGTGCTCGCGGCGATGGCGGGCAAAGTGTATCGCCTGGGCGACCAGCATGGCGCGGGCTCGAAAGTGAAGATCATCAACCAGCTGCTCGCGGGCGTGCACATCGCGGCCGCCGCGGAAGCGATGGCGCTCGGCTTGCGCGAAGGCGTCGATCCCGACGCGCTCTACGACGTCATCACGCACAGCGCGGGCAACTCGTGGATGTTCGAGAACCGCGTGCCGCACATCCTCAACGGCGATTACACGCCGCTATCTGCCGTCGATATCTTCGTCAAGGATCTGGGACTCGTGCTCGATACCGCGCGACGTTCGAAGTTTCCGCTGCCCTTGTCGGCGGCTGCGCATCAGATGTTCATGATGGCATCGACAGCCGGGCACGGCGGCGAAGACGATTCGGCCGTCATCAAGATTTTCCCCGGCATCGACGTGCCGGAAAAGCGCTGAGAGAGGAGCACGACAACATGACGACCTCTGCCAGCAAGCCCTTGCTCGGCTGCATCGCCGACGACTTCACGGGCGCAACCGATCTCGCGAACATGCTGGTGCGCGGCGGCATGCGCACCGTGCAGACCATCGGCGTGCCTGCGGCTGACACGCGCATCGAAGCCGACGCGCTCGTCGTGGCGCTGAAGTCGCGCACTATCGACGCCGCCGATGCCGTCGCGCAATCGCTCGCCGCGCTCGAATGGCTGCGCGCGCAAGGCTGCCGCCAGTTCTTCTTCAAGTACTGCTCGACCTTCGATTCGACCGATAGCGGCAACATCGGTCCCGTCACGGACGCGCTGCTCGATGCGCTGTCGCCGATCGGCGGCGGCACGCCGTTCACGATCGCATGTCCTGCGTTTCCGGAGAATGGCCGCACGATCTATCGCGGGCATCTGTTCGTCGGCGACGTGCTGCTGAACGAATCGGGCATGGAGCATCACCCGCTCACGCCGATGACGGACGCGAATCTCGTGCGCGTGCTGCAGCGGCAGACGCGTTCGAAAGTTGGCCTCGTGCGTTACGACGCGGTTGCGAAAGGCGCAGAAGCCGTGCGCGCATCGATCGATGCGTTGCGCCACGACGGCGTGCGCATGGCGATCGCCGATGCCGTGTCGGATACCGATCTCTATACGCTCGGCGAGGCGTGCGCCGACTTGCCGCTGATCACGGGCGGCTCGGGCGTCGCGCTCGGCTTGCCGGCCAATTTCCGCCGCGCCGGCTTGCTCGACGATGCCGCCGATGCAGGCGAGTTGCCGCGTATCGAAGGCGCGTCGGCCGTGCTGGCGGGCAGCGCGTCGAAAGCGACGAACGCACAGGTGGCCGCATGGCGCGAAACGCGGCCCGCGTTTCGCATCGACCCGCTCGCGGCCGCGCGCGGCGAGCCCGTCGTCGAACAGGCGCTGGACTTCGCTCGCGAGCACATGAAAACAGCGCAAACGGTGTTGATCTATGCCACAGCGTCGCCGGACGAAGTGAAGACGACGCAGCGCGAACTCGGCGTCGCGCAAGCGGGAGAACTGGTCGAACGCACGCTCGCTGCGATTGCGCGCGGGCTGCATCAGATGGGCGTGCGCAAGTTCGTCGTCGCGGGCGGGGAGACGTCGGGCGCCGTCGTGCAGGCGCTCGATGTCCGCATGCTGCGCATCGGCAAACAGATCGATCCGGGCGTGCCCGCGACCGCGACCATCGGCGACGAGCCGCTCGCGCTCGCGCTCAAATCCGGCAACTTTGGCGCCGTCGATTTCTTCGCCAAGGCGCTGCGCCATCTCGACGGAGACGCGGCATGACGCTCGCCGTCCACACCAGCAACGAAGCAAAAGTCCGCGAAGAAATCTGCGTGACGGGCGCGAGTCTGTACGAGCGAGGCTACACGGTCGGCAGTGCGGGCAACATCAGCGCACGGCTCGACGACGGCTGGCTGATCACGCCGACGGATGCGTGTCTCGGGCGTCTCGATCCCGCGCAGATCGCGAAGGTCGATCTCGACGGCAACGCGGTGTCTGGCGGCAAGCCGTCGAAAACGCTCGCGCTGCATCGCGGCGTCTACGAACGCAACCGCGACGCGCGCGGCATCGTGCATACGCATTCGACGCATCTCGTCGCGCTGACGCTTGCGGGTGTCTGGAACGACGCCGACGTGCTGCCGCCCATCACGCCGTACTACGTGATGAAAGTCGGCCACATTCCGCTGGTTCGCTACAAGCGCCCCGGCGATCCGCAAGTCGCGCAACAGATCGCTTCGCTCGCCGACAGCGTGCGCGGCGTGCTCCTCGAACGGCTCGGTCCCGTGGTGTGGGAGCGTTCCGTATCGCAGGCTTCGTACGTGATCGAGGAACTCGAAGAGACGGCGCGCCTATGGCTGATGACGAACCCGCGTCCCGCACCGCTCGACGAAACCGCGCTCGACGAGTTGCGTACCGTGTTCGGCGCACGCTGGTAAGCCGTCGGGC
Encoded proteins:
- the ltnD gene encoding L-threonate dehydrogenase is translated as MSRNVGVIGLGAMGLGVARSLLRGGFNVHACDVRREVLDQFVADGGKACTNPAELGAQCDVVVTLVVNAAQTETVLFGEQGAVGTMKPGGVVIACATVAPDFAIDLGRRVEAAGLQMLDAPVSGGAARAASGEMTMMTSGPAAVYAACEDVLAAMAGKVYRLGDQHGAGSKVKIINQLLAGVHIAAAAEAMALGLREGVDPDALYDVITHSAGNSWMFENRVPHILNGDYTPLSAVDIFVKDLGLVLDTARRSKFPLPLSAAAHQMFMMASTAGHGGEDDSAVIKIFPGIDVPEKR
- a CDS encoding aldolase gives rise to the protein MTLAVHTSNEAKVREEICVTGASLYERGYTVGSAGNISARLDDGWLITPTDACLGRLDPAQIAKVDLDGNAVSGGKPSKTLALHRGVYERNRDARGIVHTHSTHLVALTLAGVWNDADVLPPITPYYVMKVGHIPLVRYKRPGDPQVAQQIASLADSVRGVLLERLGPVVWERSVSQASYVIEELEETARLWLMTNPRPAPLDETALDELRTVFGARW
- the otnK gene encoding 3-oxo-tetronate kinase produces the protein MTTSASKPLLGCIADDFTGATDLANMLVRGGMRTVQTIGVPAADTRIEADALVVALKSRTIDAADAVAQSLAALEWLRAQGCRQFFFKYCSTFDSTDSGNIGPVTDALLDALSPIGGGTPFTIACPAFPENGRTIYRGHLFVGDVLLNESGMEHHPLTPMTDANLVRVLQRQTRSKVGLVRYDAVAKGAEAVRASIDALRHDGVRMAIADAVSDTDLYTLGEACADLPLITGGSGVALGLPANFRRAGLLDDAADAGELPRIEGASAVLAGSASKATNAQVAAWRETRPAFRIDPLAAARGEPVVEQALDFAREHMKTAQTVLIYATASPDEVKTTQRELGVAQAGELVERTLAAIARGLHQMGVRKFVVAGGETSGAVVQALDVRMLRIGKQIDPGVPATATIGDEPLALALKSGNFGAVDFFAKALRHLDGDAA
- a CDS encoding FadR/GntR family transcriptional regulator, with product MFEKIPTKALSDTVAQQLLAQIDKGTFQRGGKLPTEAVLSQEFGVSRTVIREAISRLKNEGVVEPRQGSGVYVAAHGAIRPLRIDYAEAMEGGSVLQILAVRRAIEAEVAAEAAMRRTDTDMMSIDAALNKIDEAVAEGRDGVAEDVAFHRAIASVTGNPYFLKTLTFLNQYLEAGTVVTRRNEALREDFSRQVRDEHAAIAAAIRAGDPMAARNAAQTHMYNAARRLAEAGIC